The genome window TGAAGTGCTCGGAGCCGGGCACGTCGGCCTGCACCGGCTCGATCTGGTGCACGACGTCGAGGTGCGCCTTGAGCCGCAGGATCACGTGCTCGCCGACCGGGGCGACCCCGTCGGCCTGCTCCGTCTCCTGCAGCAGGGCCATGACCTCGGCCGCTTCCGCCTCATCAAGTCCGTTTCGCCACGTGAGCTGCACGCCTCGAACGGTACCGGTCCGGGCGGGCGACCGGCCCCTTCGACCGTGGCCGGAACCGGTGACCTCGATCAACAACGCGGCCCCGGTCCTCCGCTCGGGAGGGCCGGGGCCGCGCGGTCGGTGGTGGGGTCAGCGGGCGACCGCGGACTCCTCGCCGCGCTGCGCCGGGGCGTCGGCCAGCACCTCTGCCTCCTGCCGTTCCTCTGCGACGATCGGCGACGCGGGCTGGCTGGAGCGCGACGGGCGGACGAACTTGTAGCCGACGTTGCGCACGGTGCCGATCATGGCGTCGTACTCCGGGCCGAGCTTGGCGCGCAGCCGCCGCACGTGGACGTCGACGGTGCGGGTGCCGCCGAAGAAGTCGTAGCCCCAGACCTCCTGCAGCAGCTGGGCGCGGGTGAACACCCGGCCGGCGTGCTGGGCGAGGTACTTCAGCAGCTCGAACTCCTTGTAGGTCAGCTCCAGCGCGCGGCCCTTCAGGCGGGCGGTGTAGGTCGCCTCCTCGATGACCAGGTCGCCCACGGTCAGCGAGCCGTCGCCCTCGCCGGCGTCGGCGCCGCGCCGCGTGGTCAGCAGCCGCAGCCGGGCGTCGACCTCGGCCGGACCGGCGGTCGGCAGCAGGATGTCGTCCACGCCCCACTCGGCGCTGACGGTGACCAGACCGCCCTCGTTGACCACCGCCAGGACCGGAGCGTCGCCCACCGCGAGCACGCGGCACAGGTCGCGGGCGCCGGCCAGGTCGGTGCGGGCGTCGACGAGCACCACGTCGTGGGTGCCCGCGGAGAGGATCGCGCCCGGTTCCGGAGGCAGCACGCGCACCCGGTGCGGCAGCAGACCCAGTGCGGGCAGCACGGTCTGGCAGTCGCGGTCGCTGGTGAGCAGGAGTAGCTCAGAGCTCATGAGGAATGCCTCCATCCCAGGGCCATGGAACAGCCGGGGCTGCGGAATCGGTCGTCCGCGCAGAGCAGAACCAGCGGGCGACCCGGCTTCGTTGCCTGTGGATGGCTAGGAGAATAACCGAAACACCTGGGAAAAGCCCAGGTCGAGCTATCCGGGTCACAATTGTGAACAGAAAGCGAACGCAGGTTACGGGCGTGTGTCGTACCCGCGCGGTGGCGCTGACCGCCGCGGACGGTACCGCGCTGGAGGGGTTGCTGTACACCGGTCCCGGGCTGCCGGCCGAGGTCGGCGTCGTGGTCGGTCACGGTTTCACCAACCACATCCGCAAGCCGTGGGTTCGTCGCGTGTTGCGGCGGTTCAGCGCGCACGCGCCGGTGCTGGGCATCGACTTCCGGGGGCACGGGCGCTCCGGCGGGCGCACCACCGTCGGCCCCGCCGAGGCGCTGGACATCGCCGCCGCGGTGGCGCACATGCGCGCGCTCGGCTGCCGCCGCGTGGTCACCGTCGGCTTCTCCCTCGGCGGGTCGGTCGTGCTGCGCCAGACCGCGCTGTCCGGCCCCGCCGACCGGCCGGACGCCGTGGTCGCAGTGAGCAGCCCGGCGCGCTGGTGGGTGCGCGACACCGCGGCCATGCGCCGCGTGCACTGGCTGCTGGAGCAGCCGCACGGCCGGTGGAGCGCCCGGCTGATCGGCGTGCGGCTGGCGCCGCCGTGGCAGGACGTGCCGATCTCGCCGATCGAGCTCGCCGGCCGGGTGCCGCCGACCCCGGCGCTGGTCGTGCACGGTGCCGACGACCACTACTTCCCGGTCTCGGACGCGGTCGCGCTCGCCGAGACCGCCCGCGCCGAGCTGTGGCTGGAGCCGGGCATGCGCCACGCCGAGAGCGCCGCCACACCCGGCCTCGTCGACCGCATCGCCGCGTGGGCTGCCGATCCGGTGCGCGAGCTGCCGATAAAGTGACTTCACACGATCGTGGTTGCCGCCGAGGCGGGACATCGTCCAGGCTGCACCAGCGCCACGGACCCGACAGGAACGGACGACGCTCGCCGTGAAGAAGCTCGCCATCACGCTCGTCATCGTCATCGGCCTGCTGGTGGCCGCCGACTTCGGCGCGGCCGCGATCGCGGAGTACCAGGTGTCGAAGAAGATGCGCCAGCAACTGGCCCTCAACGAGGACCCCTCGGTGCGCATCAACGGCTTCCCGTTCCTCTACCAGGCGGCGGTCGGCGACTTCCGGGACGTGCAGCTCGCCGCGCAGGCGGTGAAGGTCGGCCAGCTCAGCGAGGTCGGCATCGAGGCCGACCTGCACCACGCGCGCGTCTCCACGCCCGATGTGGTCGCGGGCAAGGCCGACCGCATCCAGGTCGACGAGCTGGTCGGGCGGGTCAAGCTCAAGGCCTCCGACGTCGGCCGCTTCATCGGTATCACCGACCTGACGATCAACCCGGCTCCCAAGGACGCCCTCACCAGCGAGGACGGCTCCTCGGACGGCTCGGGCGACGCCGAGCAGAGCGGTCCCAGCAGCACCGTCGACCGGACCCGGACCACCGTGCAGCTCGACGGGTCGGTCAACATCGCCGGGGAGCAGACCAAGGTCAAGGTGATCGCGGTGCTGTCGCTGCTCAACGGCCAGCTCAAGATCGAGCCGCGCAAGCTCGACATCGTCACCGGTTCCTACGGCGAGATCCCGCTGCCGGAGGTCTTCGAGCGCTCGGTGCTGGAGCAGTTCAACACCAGCCTCGACCCGGGACTGCTGCCGTTCGAGGTCACGCCGACGGCGGTGGGCGTCGAGCGGGGCGCGCTGATCGTGGAAGGCAGCGCGGCCAACGTGACGATCGGCCCGGGCGGGATGACGACGGGATGACCTCCGGGGTGTGGGCGCTGCTCGGCGCGGTGGTGGTCGCGCTGGTCTTCGGGCTGGTGTGGCGCGGCCGCGAGGGCAGGGTGCGCGTCCGGGAAGGCGGAGCCGAGGTGACCTTGTACGACAAGCTGCCCGAGGAGCTGCGCACGCGGCTCGACGACGAGCCCGCGGCGCCGGTGACGCTGCTGCAGTTCTCCACCACCTTCTGCGCGCCGTGCAGACACACCAGGATCCTGCTCGCCGACTTCGTGGGGCGCACCGAGGGCGTACGCCACGTCGAGGTCGACCTCACCGACCACCCGGAGTGGTCGACGCCGCTCGGCGTGCACCGCACGCCCACGACGCTGGTGCTCGACGGCGCGGGCCGGGAGGTCTTCCGGGTCGGCGGCGTGCCCCGCCGCGACGAGCTGGACGCGGCGTTGCGGCCCCTGCTGGCCTGACCGCCCCGACCCCCCGCGCTTCGGCCGAACGGCTGCCCGCCTCCCACCCCGCCCACACCCGCCGCGGCCCCTCTGAACGGCGGTTTCCGGACGCCCGGTCGGCCCACGGGCGTCTCACCTGGTGAACATCCTTTCCGACACCCGGTCTCCGGAGTAACCTCGCGCTCGTGCACGTTCTGCTGACCAGAAGGCGCGCGGTGGACTACTGCCGCGTGTGCAGCAGCCTGTGTTGGAGGCACTGACCGGGCGGTAGTGCGGATGTCCACGGCGCTTGCGCGGTTGTGCCCCTGCGGGGGTAGGCATCCCACCGCCTGACGAGCTGGCAAGCAAGTCCAACGGTCACCGAAAGGGCCCTCCATGTCCGCCGGAACTCTGGACCCCCGCGGGGTTCGCTTCACCGCAGCGTTGACCAGCGTGATCCTCGCACTCGGCCTGGTGACCGCGAGCTGGCGCGTGCTGGCCGCGCAGACCGTCCTCTTCGCGATGTGCGCGTTCATCGGGATGCGGCTGAACCCCTGGGGCTACGTGTACCGGCAGGCCGTGCAGCCACGGCTGTCCCCGGTCGCCGAGGCCGAGCGCGAGGACCCCGCGCCGGTGCGGTTCTCGCAGGGGGTCGGGTTCGTGTTCACGCTGGTCGCGACGGTCGCCTATGCCGCGGGCTGGACTTCGCCCGGCCTCGTGGCGAACGCGTTGGCGCTGGTGGCGGCACTGCTCAACGCGGCGTTCGGCTACTGCCTCGGCTGCCAGATGTACCTGGTGCTCCGTCGGTTCGCACCGGCCGGACTGTCCACAACAGACACTCGATAACCGACGAGATTGGAAGAAGGAGTCGCTCGATGAGTCGTGAAGAGGTCCTGGTCTCCACCGATTGGGCCGAGCAGAACCTGAACACCGACGGTGTCGTGTTCGCGGAGGTGGACGAGGACACGACCGCCTACGACGGCGGTCACATCCCCGGGGCCATCAAGCTGGACTGGAAGAACGAGCTGCAGGACCACGTCCGCCGCGACTTCGTCAACCGGGAGGGCTTCGAGAAGCTGCTGTCCGCCAAGGGCATCGGCAACGACGACACCGTGATCCTCTACGGCGGCAACAACAACTGGTTCGCCGCCTACGCCTACTGGTACTTCAAGCTGTACGGGCACTCCGACGTCAAGCTGCTCGACGGCGGCCGCAAGAAGTGGGAGCTCGACGGCCGCGAGCTGACCAAGGAGGAGCCGAACCGGGCCGCCACCGCCTACAAGGCGCAGGAGCCCGACGCCTCCATCCGCGCCTTCCGCGACGAGGTCGTCGACGCGATCGGCAACAAGAACCTCGTCGACGTGCGGTCGCCTGACGAGTTCGCAGGCAAGCTGCTGGCCCCGGCGCACCTGCCGCAGGAGTCCGCGCAGCGCGCCGGCCACATCCCGTCGGCGATCAACGTGCCGTGGAGCAAGGCTGCCAACGAGGACGGCACCTTCAAGTCCGACGAGGAGCTGAAGCAGGTCTACGGCGAGGCCGGGCTGGACACCGGCAAGGACACCATCGCCTACTGCCGGATCGGGGAGCGTTCGTCGCACACCTGGT of Saccharopolyspora erythraea contains these proteins:
- a CDS encoding alpha/beta hydrolase family protein — encoded protein: MCRTRAVALTAADGTALEGLLYTGPGLPAEVGVVVGHGFTNHIRKPWVRRVLRRFSAHAPVLGIDFRGHGRSGGRTTVGPAEALDIAAAVAHMRALGCRRVVTVGFSLGGSVVLRQTALSGPADRPDAVVAVSSPARWWVRDTAAMRRVHWLLEQPHGRWSARLIGVRLAPPWQDVPISPIELAGRVPPTPALVVHGADDHYFPVSDAVALAETARAELWLEPGMRHAESAATPGLVDRIAAWAADPVRELPIK
- a CDS encoding TlpA family protein disulfide reductase, encoding MTSGVWALLGAVVVALVFGLVWRGREGRVRVREGGAEVTLYDKLPEELRTRLDDEPAAPVTLLQFSTTFCAPCRHTRILLADFVGRTEGVRHVEVDLTDHPEWSTPLGVHRTPTTLVLDGAGREVFRVGGVPRRDELDAALRPLLA
- a CDS encoding winged helix-turn-helix transcriptional regulator, whose protein sequence is MSSELLLLTSDRDCQTVLPALGLLPHRVRVLPPEPGAILSAGTHDVVLVDARTDLAGARDLCRVLAVGDAPVLAVVNEGGLVTVSAEWGVDDILLPTAGPAEVDARLRLLTTRRGADAGEGDGSLTVGDLVIEEATYTARLKGRALELTYKEFELLKYLAQHAGRVFTRAQLLQEVWGYDFFGGTRTVDVHVRRLRAKLGPEYDAMIGTVRNVGYKFVRPSRSSQPASPIVAEERQEAEVLADAPAQRGEESAVAR
- a CDS encoding sulfurtransferase, giving the protein MSREEVLVSTDWAEQNLNTDGVVFAEVDEDTTAYDGGHIPGAIKLDWKNELQDHVRRDFVNREGFEKLLSAKGIGNDDTVILYGGNNNWFAAYAYWYFKLYGHSDVKLLDGGRKKWELDGRELTKEEPNRAATAYKAQEPDASIRAFRDEVVDAIGNKNLVDVRSPDEFAGKLLAPAHLPQESAQRAGHIPSAINVPWSKAANEDGTFKSDEELKQVYGEAGLDTGKDTIAYCRIGERSSHTWFVLRELLGHTNVKNYDGSWTEYGSLVGVPIENPQEQGA
- a CDS encoding LmeA family phospholipid-binding protein, which translates into the protein MKKLAITLVIVIGLLVAADFGAAAIAEYQVSKKMRQQLALNEDPSVRINGFPFLYQAAVGDFRDVQLAAQAVKVGQLSEVGIEADLHHARVSTPDVVAGKADRIQVDELVGRVKLKASDVGRFIGITDLTINPAPKDALTSEDGSSDGSGDAEQSGPSSTVDRTRTTVQLDGSVNIAGEQTKVKVIAVLSLLNGQLKIEPRKLDIVTGSYGEIPLPEVFERSVLEQFNTSLDPGLLPFEVTPTAVGVERGALIVEGSAANVTIGPGGMTTG
- a CDS encoding DUF4395 domain-containing protein, yielding MSAGTLDPRGVRFTAALTSVILALGLVTASWRVLAAQTVLFAMCAFIGMRLNPWGYVYRQAVQPRLSPVAEAEREDPAPVRFSQGVGFVFTLVATVAYAAGWTSPGLVANALALVAALLNAAFGYCLGCQMYLVLRRFAPAGLSTTDTR